A genome region from Setaria italica strain Yugu1 chromosome III, Setaria_italica_v2.0, whole genome shotgun sequence includes the following:
- the LOC101754433 gene encoding uncharacterized protein LOC101754433 — protein MQWAGLRSSSPAPTAAWMGRRPRTARWPRGRLPAARRAVVASAAASDANSSSNSPGRDEEREEVARKEEEKAAASLLMRSQKYAMLKQQLAVAAQFEDYKEAARLRDSLRSFEEEEPVLRLRRLMRKAIEEERFEDAAKYRDELKILAPHSLLKCSSDATTLGIRVQVRSVYIESRSQPLKGQFFFAYRIRITNNSQRPVQLLRRHWIVTDGNGRTENIWGVGVVGEQPVIFPRTGFEYSSACPLSTPNGRMEGDFEMKHIDKAGSSTFNVAIAPFSLSILGDDNDVLL, from the exons ATGCAGTGGGCGGGTCTGAGGTCTTCGTctccggcgccgacggcggcgtggatggGGCGGAGGCCAAGAACTGCGAGGTGGCCGCGAGGTAGGCTACCCGCGGCTCGCCGGGCGGTTGTGGCGTCGGCAGCGGCCTCGGACGCGAACTCGAGCTCGAATTCGCCGGGGAGggacgaggagagggaggaggtggcgcggaaggaggaggagaaggcggcggcgtcgctccTAATGAGGAGCCAGAAGTACGCCATGCTTAAGCAGCAGCTCGCCGTGGCCGCCCAATTCGAG GATTACAAGGAAGCAGCGAGGTTGAGGGACTCGCTCAGGTCgttcgaggaggaggagcctgtgCTGCGCCTCCGCCGATTGATGAGGAAGGCCATCGAGGAGGAGAGGTTTGAG GATGCTGCTAAATACCGAGATGAATTAAAGATTTTGGCTCCACACTCCCTCCTCAAATGCTCTAGTGATGCTACAACTCTG GGGATAAGGGTTCAAGTCAGGAGCGTCTATATTGAAAGCCGGAGCCAGCCATTGAAGGGCCAATTCTTTTTTGCTTATAGGATCAGAATTACGAATAATTCTCAGCGCCCTGTTCAGCTTCTTAGAAGACATTGGATTGTCACAGATGGAAATGGAAGGACAGAGAACATTTG GGGAGTTGGTGTAGTGGGAGAGCAACCTGTCATATTCCCAAGGACTGGTTTTGAGTACTCTTCTGCGTGCCCATTGAGCACTCCAAATGGGAGAATG GAAGGTGATTTTGAAATGAAGCACATCGACAAGGCTGGATCTTCAACGTTCAATGTTGCAATTGCACCATTCTCTCTGTCAATTCTTGGGGACGACAATGATGTTCTCCTCTGA